DNA from Streptomyces sp. Edi4:
CACCGAGTCCATCGAGGTGCGCAGGCACGCCGTGGCGACGGCGGTCTCGCTGCACCGCGTGCGCGGCACCGCGCAGGGCCTGGCGCGCGCCGTCGAGCTGGCCTTCGGGGTGCGCCCCGAGATCACCGAGAGCGGCGGCGCGTCCTGGTCGGCCCGCCCGCTCGGGCCCTTCCCGGGCGAGCCCCGGGCCTCACTCCGGGTGACCCTCCGGGTCTCCGACCCCTCCAGCGTCGACCCCTACCGCCTCCAGGCGGTGGTGGCGGCGGCCCGCCCCGCCCACCTCCCTTTCACGGCCGAGGTATCCGCCACAACCCTTACCCACGAAGGGAACTGACCTTTCATGTCCACCCCGGCCATGGTCCCCTGCCCCGACTGCGGCACCCCGGCCCGCGCCACCGGCCAGTCGTTCTGCGACTCCTGCGGAGCCTTCCTGCGCTGGACGGCGCCGACGCCCCCGTCGGTCCCCATGGCCGACACGCCCGCGCCCGCGCCCGCCCCCGACGCCCCCGCCAAGCCGTCCCCTGCCACCACCCCGGAGGCGACGACGACCCCGCTGCCGACGGTGGGCCACGAGTCGGCCGCGCCCCGTCCTGAGCGGGCGGCGGCGCGCCCGGAGCCCGAACGCCCCGAGGCCGCCCCGGCGACGCCCCCGGCCCCCGCCGCGTCCGCCGCGTCCGCCGCGTCCGCCGCGTCCGCGAAGACCCTCGACGGACCCAGGGGGGACACCACGGCGAACGCCTCCGGGGACGACACCGGGGACACCACCCCGCTCCCCGAGGTGCGCAGGCCCTCCGCGACGGACGCCGCGCGC
Protein-coding regions in this window:
- a CDS encoding phage tail protein, with the translated sequence MSARGTIEGLGSSHPLGTQLPAVYADDDFAQRFVSGLDVVLAPLFNVLDCLEAYFDPALAPEDFVDWLTTWVGTELDGTESIEVRRHAVATAVSLHRVRGTAQGLARAVELAFGVRPEITESGGASWSARPLGPFPGEPRASLRVTLRVSDPSSVDPYRLQAVVAAARPAHLPFTAEVSATTLTHEGN